ACGGTGCGGCCCCCCGCGCGCACCACCCGGCCACTCGCGGCGCGGAAGGTGACGCCCAGCACGTCCGACGCGAACGGGAACGTCTGCCCGAAGCCGCCGCGCCCGATCAGACCGCCCACGCCGCCCGGCAGGTTCACGTGCGGGAACGGCGGGAACAACCCGGCAGGCAGCGCCGCGTACACCTCGGGCAGCGTGACCTCACCGGTCAGGGTGATCGTCTGGTCGTCGGGAGACAGGTCAAGAATGGTCACGGGCGGCCTCCGGCGCAGAAAATGGGAGATGGTCGATGGTTGATAGAACGGCGAAGGTCCTCCATCCACGGTCACCCATCAACCATCCACTCCTTCCGCAGGAAGAATCTTGCCGGGGTTCAGCGCGCCACTCGGGTCGAGGGCGCGTTTCACGCCGCGCAGGGCCTGCATGGTGCCGGGGTCCACGGCGTCGGTCATGAAGTCGCGTTTCATGCTGCCGATGCCGTGCTCGCCGCTGAGGACCCCGCCGTGCCGGATGGCGACCAGCGCGATGCGGTGCGCCAGATCATGCACGGCGTGCGCGTCCTCGGTGCGGGGGTCGAACAGGATGTTCGGGTGCAGGTTCCCGTCCCCGATGTGCCCGAACTGCACCAGCCGCAAGGGGCTGGCGTCGCCCAGCGCGCGGATCTCGCGGACCACGTCCGGCAGGGCCGATCTGGGCACGACGATGTCCTCGTTCATGCGCTGCGGGCGGATGCGGCCCAGTGCGGGGGACACCGAGCGGCGCGCCCGCCACAGCTGCGCGCCCTCCTCGTCCGTCGCCGCGCGGCGCACCGTGCCGCCCGAGGCGACGCAGGCGTCCTCGACCAGCCGTAGCTCGTCCTGAACGGTGTCCAGGTCCTCGCCGTCGGTGTCCACCAGCAGCACGGCCTCCGCATCCCTGGGCAGCCCAAGGTGCAGGTAGTCCTCGACGGCGTTCGTGCAGGCGCGGTCCATGAATTCCAGCTTGCTGGGCACCGCGCCCGCCGCGATGGCGCGGCTGACCGCCTCCGCGCACGCGCCGACCTCCGGGAAGTGCGCCATCAGCGTCCGCGTGAAGCGGGGCGGGGGAATCAGGCGCAGCGTCGCCTCGGTGATCAATCCCAGCGTGCCCTCCGAGCCGATCAGCAGGCCCGCCAGATCAAACACGTCGCGGGTCAGGCGGTGCACCTCGCCGGCCGCGTCCACGAACTCCAGCGCGCGGACGTAGTCGCCGCTCACGCCGTACTTGAAGCACATCGGGCCGCCCGCGTTCTCCGCGAGGTTCCCGCCGATGGTGCTCGTGCGGAAACTCGCCGGGTCCGGCGGATAGATCAGCCCGTGGGGTCTGGCGGCCTCGGTCACGGCCAGCGTGACCACGCCCGCCTGCGCGGTCGCCTCGCGCCGCTCGGGGTGGATGGTCAGGCGGGTCATGCGCGTGAACGAGATCACCAGCCCCGGCTCCAGCGGGGCCGCGCCGCCCGACAGGCCACTCGCCGCGCCGCGCCCCACGATGGGCACGCCCGCCGCCCGCGCCGCCCGGACCGCCACCACGACGTCCTCGGTGCTTTCGGGCAGCACGACCGCCAGCGGCGTCGCCCCGAACTGGATGGCGTCGTAGCGGTAGTTCAGCCGCTCGGACAGGTTCGACAGCACCTTGCGCGGCCCCAGCGCGCGGGTCAGGTCAGCCGCGAGGGCGTTGGATGCGCCCCCAGCCGACGCAGGTTTACGAGCAGAGGAATTCGTGGTCAACGCCAGTTTCTCGGTGCTCACGAGTCCCCCCCTCCATCACCCATCAACCATCCCCCATCACCCCTCACAGCTCCCCCCGGTACGCCCGGTCGAGGATCTCGATGGTGTGCAGGACGGGCGTGGGGCTGCCCTGGCGGCGCACGTGACTCTGGATCTGGGTGTGGCAGCCGATGTTGCCGCTGGCGATCAGATCGGGCGTGGTAGAGAGAATGTTCTTCGCCTTGCGCGCGCCGAGCTGCCCGGCCAGGTCGGGCTGTTCGAGGTTGTACGTGCCGGCCGAGCCGCAGCAGAGGTCGCCTTCCGGGACCTCCAGCACGCTCACGCCGGGGATGTGCCGCAGCAGGGCGCGGGGGGCGGCGCGGACGCCCTGCGCGTGGGCGAGGTGGCAGGCGTCGTGGTATGCGACCGTCAGCGGGCGGCTGGCGGGGACGGGGGGTTCCAGTTCGCCGTTCTGGAGGAGCGTGTTCAGGTACTCGCTGATGTCCATGACCTTCGCCGCGAAGGCTTTCGCGCGGGTCTCGTCGGGTTCGCCGTGCAGGACCATCGGGTATTCCTTGAGGCCTGCGCCGCACCCGGCGGCGTTGGAGAGGATCGCGTCGAAGTCGTCCGGGTTGAAGGCGTTCAGGTTAGCGCGGACGAGTTTCAGCGCCTCGTCGCGCGCGCCAGTGTGCAGCGCGGCCGCGCCGCAGCAGCCCTGCCCGTCGGGAATGACGACCTCGATCCCGTTGCGGGCCAGGACGCGCAGGGTCGCCGCGTTGAAGTTCGGCGCGAGCGCCTGCTGCGCGCACCCGACCAGGAACGCCACCCGGCCCCGCTGCATGCCACGCGCGGGCGTGACCTTCGCGCTGGGCTGCATGGCGGGCACGGATTCCGGCAGCAGGTCCAGCGGGCCGCGCAGCGCGGCGGGCAGCACGGGCGCGAGCGGCTTGGCGAACTGCCCCACGCGCGCCGCCACGCTGAACAGCCGCGGGGCGGGCAGGGCCTTGAGGATCGCCCAGCGTTTCGACCGGTCAAGCGCGCTGCGCTGACGCTGCGGTTCGCTCCAGCCACGGAACGCCGTGATCAGTTCGCCGTACGGGACGCCGCTGGGGCAGGCGGTCACGCACGCCTGACAGCCCAGGCAGCGGTCGAGGTGCGGCGCGGCGTCCGCCAGCGGCAGGCCACCCTCTAGGACCTCCTTCATCAGGACGATGCGGCCGCGTGGGCTGTCCATCTCGTCGCCCAGCAGCGCGTACGTGGGGCAGGCGGGCAGGCAGAAGCCGCAGTGCACGCAGGCGTCCACGGCGTGCGCCATCACCTCGCCCTGGCCGCCCAGGGCCTGCACGGGAATGTCGTTGTTCATGCAGCCACGCTCATGGGGCACAGGATAGAGGCGGGTGGCCGGGACAGGCGGAACGCGGCGGCGCAGACGACTAGCCAGATGAAGCTGTCCCCCGCCGGGAAACACGGCGCGGGGTTCGTGAGCACGCGCAGCTTTTCCCCGCGCGGGGGGGCGCACACTGCCGGGCATGAGCGTTCCCTCTCCCCTGCCCCTGTCCGTGCTTGACCTTGTCCCCGTGCCGCTGGGGTCCAGCGCCGCCGAGTCGGTCGAGGCCGCCCTGGCGTACGCGAAGGCCGCCGAGGACGCCGGGTTCACGCGCTACTGGGTGGCCGAGCACCACAACATGGGCGCGCTGGCGTCCAGTGTGCCGCTGGCAGTCCTGGCCGCCGCGTCACAGCGGACCAGTCGCATCCGCCTGGGCTCGGGCGGCGTGATGCTGCCCAACCACGCGCCGCTGGCCGTCGCGGAGGGCTACCGGCTGCTCTCGGCCCTCGCACCCGACCGGGTGGACCTCGGTCTGGGCCGCGCCCCAGGCACGGACGGCCGCACCGCCCGCGCGCTGCGGGGCGCACAGGGCCTGATGGAGGAGTCCTTCGAGCGGCAACTCTCGGACCTGATCGCCTTCGGCACCGGGCAGTACCCGGCCGGGCACCCCTTCGCGGGCACGGTGGCCGCCCCGGCAGGCGAGGGGCTGTTCCCCCCGCTGTGGATTCTGAGCAGCAGCGGCTACGGCGCGCACGTCGCCGCCAAAGCGGGCGCGGGGCTGGCGTTCGCGTGGCACATCAACCCGGACACCGCGCAGGCCCGCGCCGCCGCCGACGCGTACCGCCGCGCCTTCGAACCCTCCGACGCGTTCCCCGAGGCGCGCGTGATCGTCGCCGCGAGCGTCGTCACCGCCCCCACCGCCGAGGAAGCCGAGGAGCTCAGCCTCCCGCTGGGCCTGATGTTCCTGCGCCTCACGCGCGGCGAGAGCGCCCCCTACCCCACCGTCGCCGAGGCCAAGGCCTACCCCTACACCCCGCAGGAACGCGCACTGGCCGACTCCATGCGACGGCGCGCCATCATCGGCGACCCCACCACCGTCGCCGCGCGCCTGCACGCCCTGGCGCGCGACACGGCCGCCGACGAACTCATCATCAGCCTGAACATCCCCGACGCCGCCCAGCGCCGCGACACCCTGAAACTCGTCATGGACGCCGTCCGCGCGCAGGAAACCCGGGAGCTCACGCCCGCCTGACAGGACGGGGGCAGAACAGGGTGGGTCCCGAGGAATGTCTCGGGGCCCACCCTGCTGTCATATGGAATCCGTATCCGGCCCGGCCGCCGCTCAGCTGAACTGCACCTTCTGCGGTTCGGGTAGGCGCGCGGCGATGATCGCGCTGGGGATCAGGAGGCTCAGCGCGGCGAGGGCGGCGGTGGTGGGGCTGGTGGCGTCCGCGAGGGCGCCGACGAGGAACACGAGGAGGCCCGCGAAGCCCCAGGAGAAGCCCATCATGATTGAGCTGGCGACGGCGACGTGGCCGGGCGCGTACTCCTGCGCGGTGACGACGCCGACGGGGATGCTGGCGTTCACGGCGGCGCCCACGATGAACGTCAGGGGGTAGAACCACCAGTGGGCGGGGCTGGAGAGGATCAGCAGCGCGAAGAAGGGGATGGTGGTGAGGATCGCGCCGCGCAGGACGGTGACGCGGCCCAGGCGGTCGCTGAGTCGTCCGCCGACGATGCCGCCAATGGCGCTGGCGACGGAGTACACGGCGAGCGTGATGGCGACCTCGCGCGCCCCGAAGCCACGCGCGAGGAGCATGAACGGGAGCATGGCGTTGTAGCCCATGCTGGCCAGCGAGCGCAGGACCGCCATGGCCCACAGCCACACGAGGGGTCCCCGGAAGATGCCCGCGTAGTCGCGCAGGGGAATCCGTTTGGCCTTCTGCACGCCGCTGGGCGTGACGGCGAACGTGATGGCGGCGATCACGACGCCGATCAGCGCGAACCACGGCAGGTGCGTGAGGCCCACGCCCGCGAACACGGGGCCGAGGGCCATGCCTGCCGTACCGCCCGCGCTGAACAGACTGGCCCACAGGCCGCGCCTGTCGGGGGGGCTGTGCTGCGCGACGTACGCGGCCCCGGCGGGGTGGAAGAAGCCGCTGCCGAGCCCGGCGACCGCGACGAGCAGGATCAGCGCCCCGAACCACGGCACGAAGCCCATCAGGGTCAGGCCGATCCCGGTCATGAGGGGTCCGAGCGCGGCGGCGTAGCGGCGGTCGAGACGCTCGCCGAGGATGCCCAGCACGGGCTGGAGGACGCTGCTCGTCAGGGAGTAGATGCTGCCCAGGAACGTGACAGCGGCGATACTGACGCCGTACTTCGCCTGCAGCGCGGGCGTGAGGGGCGTGAGCATGGCGCTGTACGCGTCGTTGATGAAGTGCCCGGCGGTCACGGCGACCGCGATGGCGGCGGCGTGGCGGGTGGTGTTCAGGGTGGCCTGCATACCCCGCCACCCTACGCCGGTGGGCGGGTCCGGTCGCGTGGGGTGTCCGGCAGGTGAGGCCGCGCCCCCGCTGCCTGAACGATCCGTGAACGCCCGGCGACGGCACCTGCCCGGCGGTCCTCACGCGCCCCTGAGTACGCTGTGGACAGCGGGTGCTCGCGTCCCGCCCGAGGAGTCCACCATGCCCGATCAGTTCCGCAGTGCCATTGCCGATGTCCTGCCCAGCGCCGAGGCCGTGCAGGCCCGCCTGTCGGGCCTGTCGCACCGGGACCGTCTGGTCGTCGCGGAGTACTTCAGCAGCGTCCTGCCCGACGTGGACGTCCTGATCTCCACGCCCGGCGCGGAGGCCCTGAGTCATGAACTGGGGGCGCTGCGCGGCGTGCCCAGCGTGAAGGCGACGTCCCTGGCCGGTCACTGGACGCTGGTCGGTTCTGCCCTGCACCACCCCGGCGAACTGGATACGGCGCGCGGGGCGGTCTGGGCGGCGATCGTGAGCCTGGACCTGCGCTCAGGTCAGGCCGAACTGGCCGCCACGCTCCTCGGCACGCAGCGGGACTGGGAGGTGGTCGCCGTGGCGGCGGCCATGGAACGCACCGACGAGCCGGGGCACGTCCGGGTGTCGCTGCTGGGCGTGCCGGTCCTCACCCCGGTGATGCTGACCGGCACGCCGCGCGGCCTGGCGTTCGAGCGTCGCTTCCCGAAATCTGCCTGACCGGGGACCTGCCCCGCGTCAGGTGGTGCGGGTGCCGCGCGCGTACGGGGCGGGCAGCGGGTGCGCCGCGCCCAGGTCACGCGCGGCGGCCTGAATCCAGTGCGGGTCGCCCAGCATGGGGCGGGCCAGGGCGATCAGGTCGGCGTCCCCGTTTCGCAGGAGGCCCTCGGCGCGTTCGGGGGTGTCGATCATGCCGACGGTCATGACGGTCAGGTCCGGCACGGCGGCCTTCACCTGCGCGGCGAAGGGCGTCTGGTAGCCGGGCGCGGGCGTGATCTGCTGCGCCGGGGTCAGGCCGCCGCTGCTGAGGTCCAGCACGTCCACGCCCTCGCGGGCCAGCAGTCCGGCCAGCACGACGGTCTGCGATTCGTCCCAGCCGCCGGGGGCCCAGTCGGTGGCGCTGAGGCGCACGAACAGCGGCTTGTGGTGCGGCCAGACGTCGCGCACGGCGCGCGTGACCTCCAGCACGAGGCGCGTGCGGTTCTCGAACGTGCCTCCGTACTCGTCGGTGCGGCTGTTCGACAGGGGCGAGAGGAACTGGTGCAGCAGGTACCCGTGCGCGGCGTGGATCTCGACCACGTCGAATCCGGCGATCTCGGCGCGTCGGGCGGCCTGCCGGAATGCTCCCACGAGGCCCGAGATGTCCTCCCCGGTCATGGCGTGCGGCTGCGGGAACGAGTCGTTGTAGGCGTTGGTGTCCGGGCCGATCACGTCCCACCCGCCGCGCTCGGGCGGCACCGCGCCGCGCCCGCGCCAGGGGGCGTACGTGCTGGCCTTGCGGCCCGCGTGGGCCAGCTGCACGCCGATCACTCCGCCCTGCGCGTGCACGAAGTCCGTCACGCGGCCCAGCGGCGCGATCTGCCGGTCCTCCCACAGGCCCAGGTCCTCGGGGCTGATGCGGCCCTCCGGGCTGACGGCGGTCGCCTCGGCGATGATCAGGCCCGTCCCGGCCAGCGCGTACTGGCCCAGGTGCACCAGATGGAAGTCGTTCGCCAGTCCGCCCTGCGCGGAGTACATGCACATGGGCGACACGACGACGCGGTTGGGCAGCGTCACGTCGCGGAGTTTCAGCGGCTGGAACAGCAGGGGACCTTCAGTCATGCGCCGAATCTAGGCCCGCACGCCCACGCCCTGCCAGTGGCGCCATGTTCACGCGACCCTCAGACCCGCGTTCAGCGCCGCGCCTGCCAGCGCGCGTGCGCCTGCGCCGCCTGCGTCCCGGCGAGCGCCCAGAACGCGGTTTCGAGGTCGTGCAGCCCATCGGCCGTCACCCCGCTGCGGGTGGGCTGCCGGTAGGGGGTCGCCTCCAGCCGCACGAGGAGCGTCCGGTGAGTCCCGAGGGCGAGGCTGCGCTCGGCGGCGAGCAGCACCTCCGCCTCGTGTGCGGTGCGGGCCGCCGTCACGAGCGCCGCGTACGCGCCGGACAGCTCCTGCAAGGCCCGGACGTCCGGCGCGTACACCCATGGGCCGGACTCGCCCAGCAGGGCCAGGAAGCCCGTCCACTCGGCGCGCAGCACCGCCGGGACGACCTCCCGCGCGGGGGTGTCGGGGGCGAGCCAGGGACGCACGCCCAGCAGGTCAGGGCGCAACCAGCGTTCGCCCGCGAATTCCGCCCCGGCCCGCGCCGCCTCGCTGGGCCCGCCGATGTCTCGCAGTTCCGCCAGATGCGCCAGCCGCGCCCGCGCGCCCTCCGGCAGGGGCTGTGAACGGGGGCGCGGCAGGCCCAGCGCCGCCCAGCGGGACAGGGGGTCCTTCATCAGCTGCTCGCGCTGGTGTAACTCGCGACCGCGTACCGCCAGAACAGGCGGGTGCCCAGGAACAGCGCCGCCGCGATCAGCGGGGACGCCAGCGCCAGCCCCCCGCCCAGCGCGCCCGTCAGCGCCTGCGCGGGCACCGTCGTGATGAACGCCACGGGCAGCACGAACGTCAGCACGAACCGCACCGGCACCGGAAACGCCGCCACCGGGAAGCGCGCCGCGCCGAACACCCCGCTGAACAGCTCCGTGACGTTCTGCGTCTTCACGAACCAGAACGCCGTCGTGCTCAGGCCCAGGTAGATGCAGTACACGATCACCACCGCCGACCCGTACAGCACCGCTGCCGCCAGCGCCCCGCCCGACGTGACCTCCAGCCCGGACGCCGCGTACCCGATCAATCCCAGCCCAATCAGCAGGTCCGGGAAGCGCAGCACGTTCAGGTTCCGGGTACTCACGTTGAACTGCGCGTCGATGGGCTTCAGCAACGTGAAATCCATGTTCCCGGTCCGCACCGCCTCCGCGATCTTCGACATGTTCGGCTGGATGAACACACTGATCACCCCCTCGGTCAGCATGAAGAAGCCCGTCACCAGCAGTGCCTCCCGGAACGACCAGCCGCCCACCTGCGTCACGCCCGGCTGCCCGAACAGAACGCTGATGCCGAGCAACGCCACCCCCACCTCACCCAGACTCGCCAGCACCGCACCCAGGAAGTTCGCCCGGTACTCCAGCTGCGCCGACAGGGTCGCCCCCACGAAGATGCGCACCAGCCGCAGGTACCGCCTCACGGGGCCCTCCGGGCGGGTTGATAGGTGATGGGTGAGAGGTGATGGAAGGCCACCCCCTCCCAGCCTCCCCCCTGAAGGGGGAGGAGTAGATCGGACAGCGGACCACTTTCAACCATCAACGTTCGACCTTCAACGGCCCCAATCATGCGCCGACCGCGCCGTATTTGCGGAGGCCGACGCGCCAGACGATGAGGCGCACCACCCAGAACACCGCGAGCCACACGAGGAGAACCAGCGCGCCGCGCCCGGCCTGCGCCAGCGTGGCCTTCCCGGCCAGGAGTTGCGCGGGGAGGCCCAGCATGTACGGGAACGGCGTCCAGACGGCGACGCGCTGCACCCACTCCGGGTAGAAGGCCAGGGGCGCGAACATGCCGCCCAGCGCGGCGTACACCAGCCACACGACCTCCTGGAAGGACGCGCTGCTCTCGGTCCAGAAGGCCAGCAGGCCGATCGCGTACTCGTACAGGAACCGCACGCTGAAGCCCAGCGCCGCCAGCCCCAGCGCGGCCGGGTACGCCCACCACTCGCGGGTGAAGGACGCGCCGGACAGCCACGTGAACACGCCCACCATGACCAGCAGCGGCACGATCCGAACCAGCCGCTCGGCGACGTGCGACGCGACGTGCAGCCACATGGGGTCCACCGGGCGCAGCAGCTGCGGCGACAGCGTCCCCTGCCGGATCTGGAAGTCCAGTTCGTGCGACACCCACACCACCAGCAGCTGCGACACCAGCCACGTGGACAGGAAGTACGTGGCGAACTCCGGCGCGCTGTACCCGCGGATCTGCCCGCCGGGCGCGGCGGCCGCCTGCGCCATCCACACCAGCATCATGACCAGGGACAGCGTGCCCGACAGCATCCAGATGACGACCTCGGCGCGGTACTCGGCCATCTCCGCGAAGCGCGTGGCGAACAGCACCCGCGCCTTGAACGCCAGCGCCCTCACACGGGCTCCGGGGTGCGTTCCGGCTGCGCGGCCCGCGCGCCGAACAGGGACGCCATCACGCTCTCGATACTCGGGTCCTCCACCGTCAGGTCCGCCACGTCCAGTTCCGCCAGCAGCGCCGCCGCCCGTTCACTGACCAGCGCACGAGGCACCGTCAGTTCGGCGCTCAGGCCGTCCACGCGCACCTCCGACCCGAAGCGGCCCAGCTCCTCGGGCGTCGCGGGGCGGCGCAGTTGCAGGCGCACGGTCTTCCCGCCGCCGCCCTGCTCGGCCAGGCGCGCCAGGTCCCCGTCGAACACCACCTCACCCCGGTCGATCACCAGGATGCGGCGGGCCAGGGCCGTCACGTCCGCCATGTAATGACTCGTGAGCATCACCGTCGCCCCGTACCGCGCGTTGTAGTCCTGCACGAACGCCCGCACCGACTCCTGCATGTTCACGTCCAGCCCGATCGTCGGCTCATCCAGGAACAGCACCTTCGGGCGGTGCAGCAGCGCCGCCGCCAGCTCGCACTTCATCCGCTCGCCCAGCGACAGCTTCCGCACCTGCTTCTTCAGGATGCCCTCCAGACCCAGCACCTCCGTGAACTCCGCCATCGTCGCCCGGAACTGCGCGTCCGGAATCTCGTAGATCGCCTGATTCACCAAGAACGAATCCAGCGCCGGCAGGTCCCAGATCAGCTGCTGCTTCTGCCCCATCACCAGCGTGATCTGCCGCAGGAACGCGTTCTCCCGCCGCCCCGGCTCGAAGCCCGCCACGCGCACCTCGCCGCCCGACGGGTGCAGCAGGCCCGACAGCATCTTCAGCGTCGTGGTCTTCCCCGCCCCGTTCGGCCCCAGGAACCCCACCACCTCGCCCGGCGCGAGATCGAACGACACGCCGCGCACCGCCTCCACCACGCGCGACTTGCGGCTCACGAACGACCGCAGGCTCCCCAGGAATCCCGGTTCCTTCTCATGCACCACGTACCCCTTGCGCAGGTCACGCACCCGCACCGCCGCGTCCCCCACCCCACCCCGATCGCCCGTCATGATCACCCAGGGTACGCCAGCACCCAAACGCACGCCACCCGCTACGCCAGAACGCGTAACGGGCAGGCAGGACTTCACCCCCTCCCAGCCTCCCCCCTCAAGGGGGAGGAGCGTAAGGAGGCGACGTGGCTTTCAGCGGGGCGTCAGTTCGGTCACGCCGTTCGGGGCGGCCACGAAGGCCCGCTCGGCCATACCCAGGAACAGCCCGGTGTCCACGACGCCCAGCGTGCCCTTCAGCTGGCGTTCCAGCGCCGCGATGTCCGTCCCGGCGGGAATCTGCGCGTCGAAGATGTAATTCCCGTTGTCCGTCACGTACGGCTGCGCGCCGGGCTGCCGCAACCGCCCCGCCGGGAGGATGGCGCGCAGGCGCTCGATGGTGCTCAGGAACCCGAAACGGGCGATCTCGATGGGCAGCGCCGACTTCTCGCCGATGTGCTCCACCAGTTTCGTGTGGTCCGCGATCACGATGAAACGCCGCGCCTGCACTTCGGTCAGCTTCTCGCGCAGCAGCGCCCCACCCAGCCCCTTGATCAGGTCGAGGTTCGGCGCGATCTCGTCCGCACCGTCAATCGCGATATCCAGCGGACGCGGGTCGAGCGGCTCCACGGGAATGCCCACCTGCCGGGCCAGCACGTCACTCGCCTCGCTGGTCGCCACGCCCACCACGCCCGTCAGTTCACCCGCCGCGAGTTTCCGGCCGATCTCCTCGATGGCGTACTTCGCGGTGCTGCCCGTCCCCAGGCCCACCCGGTCCCCACTCTTCACGAGGGCCACGGCGCGCAGGGCCGCCTCGTGCTTCAACGCCTCCAGATCCATCACTTCACACCCTTCGCCGCGCGATCCTTCTCGATGGCGGCCGCCACGTGATCCGCGTGACCGTCCACCTTCACCGCCAGCCACGACTTCACCAACCGACCATCCGGGCCGATCAGGAACGTCTGCCGCTTGATGCCCTCCGTCACCTTCCCGTACATGTTCTTCGTCCCGTACGACCCGATGGAGCGCAGGAACGCCGCGCCCGGATCACTCAGCAGCGGGAACGGCAGGCTGAACTTCTCCGCGAACCGCGCGTGACTGTCCGCGTCATCCGCACTCACACCCAGAATCGCCGCGCCATGCTCACGCAGCAGCGCGTTGTCCCGGAAATCACACGCCTCCCGCGTGCACCCCGGCGTGTCGTCCTTCGGGTACACGTACAGCACCACGTACCGCCCCGCGAAATCCGCCAGCGAATGCGCCTGCCCCGCCGCGTCCAACAACGTGAACGCCGGGAACGCCTCCCCCACCACCGGAACCTGCACCGAATCACTCATGCGCCCAGCCTAGCGCGCCCCAGCAGGAGCCTGTCCAGCCCGCACGGGTGTCACGGGGCTGGCGACACAAAGACCCAGCGAAAGAGCTGCCGCGCTCCGCAGGTCTGGCGGGCGCGGCGGGTCAGGGAAACGGGGTCAGGTGTACGGGTCTTCCAGGTAGCGTTTCAGGACGTGTACGGGTGGGTAGGTGCCCGCCTGGAGTTGCGCTTCGACGTGGCGGGCGTGTGTCCAGGTGGCGTCGGCCTGGGCGGGCGTGATGAGGCCCTGGGTGACGGCTTCGTCGAGCTCGTCCCCGTCGATGATCGCGGTGGCGGCGACCGTCCAGGGGTCGTGTTCGGCGGGGTGGCCGATCACGTCGAGGTACAGGTCGTCGTGCCAGGGGTGCCCGCTGTCGTGCCAGCCTTCGCCGCCGTGCAGGTCGATGTAGTACTGCACGGGTCGCCCGGTAGGGTCGAGTTGCATGGTCAGGGAGCTGCCGGGCGTGCCGTCCCCGGTGGTGGGGTGGGCGCGCACCCAGCGGTACCCGCTGTCCAGGACGCGGCGCAGGCCGTCCCGGCCGGGGATGGGCACGTCGAGGGGCCGGATGACGTCGTGCGCGACGAAGTCCACGATGATGTGTCCGGGGACGTGCAGGACGGTCTGGGTGTGCCGGGTGACGCGCGCCCAGCCGCTCAGGTCGAAGACTTTCCGTTTCATGCCCCTCCGTATCAGCTTCCTGAAATGGTTCTGCCTGCAGTTCAGCTTGAGCGTCTTCCGTGGTCCCCTCTCCCCTTGTGGGAGAGGGAAGGACTCGCAGAGCTGCGCAGCAGAGGCGCGGAGCGCCGGAAGGGTGAGGGGGCGAGGTGAAGCCTCCCCCGTCCTACGCGAGGCTGCGGACGGCGCGCAGCATGAGGTCGCCTTCGGTGGCCTGCACGCGGGCCTTGAGGCTGTGGAGGTCGTCGCCGGGGTGGACGGGCACGCGGGCCTGCGCGAGGATGGGCCCCTCGTCGATGCCGGCGGTGACGAGGTGGACGGTGGCGCCGCTCTCGGGGTCGCCGCTGGCGAGGACGCTCTCGTGGACACGGTCGCCGTACATGCCGCGTCCGCCGTGGCGGGGCAGGAGGCTGGGGTGGATGTTCACGAGGCGGCCCGCGAAGTGCGCCAGGACGCGGGGGCCGATCTCGCGCATGTACCCGCTGAGGACGAGGGTGTCCGCGCCCGCGCGGACGAGGACGTCGAGGATGGCGGCGTCGAGGTCGTCCGGGTCGGGGTATCTGGCGCTGCTGAGGTGCGCGACTGCCAGGCCCGCGTCGCGTGCCCAGGCGAGGGCCGGGGAGCGGCTGTTGTTGCTGACCAGGGCGACCGGGGTGGCGTTCAGGTCGCCTGCGCGGCAGGCCTCGACGAGGTGCCGCGCGGCGCTGCCGCCGTGCGAGGCGAGGAAGCCGAGGTTCATTCGGCGGGGTTCGCGCCGAGTTCCTGCAGCAGGTAGGCGCTGGTGAGGATGCCGTTGTGGTAGTCGCTGACGGCGAAGCTCTCGTTGGGGCTGTGGGGGGCGTCCTCGTTCAGGCCGAGGTCCACGAACAGAACGGGGGCGTGCAGCAGGTCGTTAAACGCGGCGACGA
This region of Deinococcus sp. JMULE3 genomic DNA includes:
- a CDS encoding FAD-linked oxidase C-terminal domain-containing protein, which translates into the protein MSTEKLALTTNSSARKPASAGGASNALAADLTRALGPRKVLSNLSERLNYRYDAIQFGATPLAVVLPESTEDVVVAVRAARAAGVPIVGRGAASGLSGGAAPLEPGLVISFTRMTRLTIHPERREATAQAGVVTLAVTEAARPHGLIYPPDPASFRTSTIGGNLAENAGGPMCFKYGVSGDYVRALEFVDAAGEVHRLTRDVFDLAGLLIGSEGTLGLITEATLRLIPPPRFTRTLMAHFPEVGACAEAVSRAIAAGAVPSKLEFMDRACTNAVEDYLHLGLPRDAEAVLLVDTDGEDLDTVQDELRLVEDACVASGGTVRRAATDEEGAQLWRARRSVSPALGRIRPQRMNEDIVVPRSALPDVVREIRALGDASPLRLVQFGHIGDGNLHPNILFDPRTEDAHAVHDLAHRIALVAIRHGGVLSGEHGIGSMKRDFMTDAVDPGTMQALRGVKRALDPSGALNPGKILPAEGVDG
- the glcF gene encoding glycolate oxidase subunit GlcF produces the protein MNNDIPVQALGGQGEVMAHAVDACVHCGFCLPACPTYALLGDEMDSPRGRIVLMKEVLEGGLPLADAAPHLDRCLGCQACVTACPSGVPYGELITAFRGWSEPQRQRSALDRSKRWAILKALPAPRLFSVAARVGQFAKPLAPVLPAALRGPLDLLPESVPAMQPSAKVTPARGMQRGRVAFLVGCAQQALAPNFNAATLRVLARNGIEVVIPDGQGCCGAAALHTGARDEALKLVRANLNAFNPDDFDAILSNAAGCGAGLKEYPMVLHGEPDETRAKAFAAKVMDISEYLNTLLQNGELEPPVPASRPLTVAYHDACHLAHAQGVRAAPRALLRHIPGVSVLEVPEGDLCCGSAGTYNLEQPDLAGQLGARKAKNILSTTPDLIASGNIGCHTQIQSHVRRQGSPTPVLHTIEILDRAYRGEL
- a CDS encoding LLM class flavin-dependent oxidoreductase, with translation MSVPSPLPLSVLDLVPVPLGSSAAESVEAALAYAKAAEDAGFTRYWVAEHHNMGALASSVPLAVLAAASQRTSRIRLGSGGVMLPNHAPLAVAEGYRLLSALAPDRVDLGLGRAPGTDGRTARALRGAQGLMEESFERQLSDLIAFGTGQYPAGHPFAGTVAAPAGEGLFPPLWILSSSGYGAHVAAKAGAGLAFAWHINPDTAQARAAADAYRRAFEPSDAFPEARVIVAASVVTAPTAEEAEELSLPLGLMFLRLTRGESAPYPTVAEAKAYPYTPQERALADSMRRRAIIGDPTTVAARLHALARDTAADELIISLNIPDAAQRRDTLKLVMDAVRAQETRELTPA
- a CDS encoding MFS transporter, producing the protein MQATLNTTRHAAAIAVAVTAGHFINDAYSAMLTPLTPALQAKYGVSIAAVTFLGSIYSLTSSVLQPVLGILGERLDRRYAAALGPLMTGIGLTLMGFVPWFGALILLVAVAGLGSGFFHPAGAAYVAQHSPPDRRGLWASLFSAGGTAGMALGPVFAGVGLTHLPWFALIGVVIAAITFAVTPSGVQKAKRIPLRDYAGIFRGPLVWLWAMAVLRSLASMGYNAMLPFMLLARGFGAREVAITLAVYSVASAIGGIVGGRLSDRLGRVTVLRGAILTTIPFFALLILSSPAHWWFYPLTFIVGAAVNASIPVGVVTAQEYAPGHVAVASSIMMGFSWGFAGLLVFLVGALADATSPTTAALAALSLLIPSAIIAARLPEPQKVQFS
- a CDS encoding NADH:flavin oxidoreductase/NADH oxidase; translation: MTEGPLLFQPLKLRDVTLPNRVVVSPMCMYSAQGGLANDFHLVHLGQYALAGTGLIIAEATAVSPEGRISPEDLGLWEDRQIAPLGRVTDFVHAQGGVIGVQLAHAGRKASTYAPWRGRGAVPPERGGWDVIGPDTNAYNDSFPQPHAMTGEDISGLVGAFRQAARRAEIAGFDVVEIHAAHGYLLHQFLSPLSNSRTDEYGGTFENRTRLVLEVTRAVRDVWPHHKPLFVRLSATDWAPGGWDESQTVVLAGLLAREGVDVLDLSSGGLTPAQQITPAPGYQTPFAAQVKAAVPDLTVMTVGMIDTPERAEGLLRNGDADLIALARPMLGDPHWIQAAARDLGAAHPLPAPYARGTRTT